The Phyllopteryx taeniolatus isolate TA_2022b chromosome 9, UOR_Ptae_1.2, whole genome shotgun sequence genome contains a region encoding:
- the bysl gene encoding bystin, whose product MPKVRKSKGGEKRGESDTLVDQMLQPDTFRGKSRTKSRDDRIESEDRYVDERLSRKILKQARIQQEELQCEYGLAPEKKKAPVTVLGSSSQDADSDEEWPALGAAGGGDADTVCDTEVVVDPDDEKAIEMFMNKNPPLRRTLADIIMEKITEKQTEVGTVMSEVSGCPMQQLDPRIVEVYRGVKKVLSKYRSGKLPKAFKIIPALSNWEQVLYLTEPETWTAAAMYQATRIFSSNLKERMAQRFYNLVLLPRVRDDIAEYKRLNFHLYSALKKALFKPGAWFKGILIPLCESGTCTLREAIIIGSILTKCSLPVLHSSATMLKLAEMEYNGANSIFLRLLLDKKYALPFRVLDALVAHFLSFRSEKRVLPVLWHQSLLTLAQRYKADLASEQKTALLELLKIQNHPQISAEIRRELQNSESRDIEIGIPVTIDMD is encoded by the exons ATGCCGAAAGTGAGAAAATCTAAAGGAGGTGAGAAGCGAGGTGAGTCGGACACTCTGGTTGACCAGATGCTACAGCCCGATACGTTCCGAGGCAAAAGCCGGACGAAGAGCAGGGACGATCGGATTGAGAGCGAGGACAGGTACGTGGACGAACGTCTCTCCAGGAAGATCTTGAAGCAAGCCAGGATTCAACAAGAGGAACTCCAGTGCGAATATGGCCTGGCGCCGGAGAAGAAGAAAGCCCCCGTCACTGTTCTCG GTTCCTCATCTCAGGATGCAGATTCAGATGAGGAGTGGCCAGCGCTGGGAGCAGCTGGTGGTGGTGACGCCGACACTGTGTGTGACACTGAAGTTGTGGTCGACCCTGATGACGAGAAAGCCATTGAGATGTTCATGAATAAGAACCCGCCATTGAG GCGCACCCTTGCTGATATAATAATGGAGAAGATAACTGAGAAACAGACTGAAGTGGGAACAGTGATGTCAGAAGTGTCTGGCTGTCCAATGCAACAACTCGACCCCAGGATAGTAGAAGTGTACAGAGGTGTCAAAAAG GTCCTGTCAAAATATCGCAGTGGAAAGTTGCCAAAGGCTTTTAAAATAATACCAGCGCTTTCAAACTGGGAGCAGGTCCTCTATTTGACTGAGCCTGAGACCTGGACGGCAGCTGCCATGTATCAAGCGACAAG AATCTTCTCATCCAATCTGAAAGAGCGAATGGCCCAGAGATTTTACAACTTGGTATTGTTGCCCAGAGTTCGGGATGATATTGCCGAATACAAGagactcaactttcatctttaTAGTGCTCTGAAGAAGGCCTTGTTTAAACCAGGGGCCTGGTTTAAAG GTATACTGATACCTCTTTGTGAATCTGGGACGTGCACTCTCCGGGAGGCCATCATCATCGGAAGCATCCTTACAAAGTGTTCTCTTCCTGTGCTCCACTCCAG CGCCACGATGCTTAAGTTGGCAGAGATGGAGTACAACGGCGCCAACAGCATTTTCCTGCGTCTGTTGCTCGACAAGAAATACGCCCTGCCTTTCCGTGTACTAGATGCCTTGGTGGCTCACTTCCTGTCCTTCCGCAGCGAAAAGCGAGTGCTTCCTGTGCTCTGGCATCAGAGTCTACTCACGCTGGCTCAGCGCTACAAGGCTGACCTGGCCTCCGAACAGAAGACGGCGCTACTGGAGCTGCTCAAGATACAAAACCACCCTCAGATCTCAGCGGAGATTCGCAGAGAACTGCAGAACTCTGAGTCGCGGGATATTGAAATCGGGATACCCGTTACCATAGATATGGACTGA
- the med20 gene encoding mediator of RNA polymerase II transcription subunit 20, translating into MGVTCVCQVPVAEGKSVQQTVDMVHKKLEQLGAVKQGSFCVDCETYHATGSVSGQPSKLLYVMHNSETPLSCLALFENGPCLVADANFDVLMVKLKSHFQNAKGHKVECRGSRYRYCDFLIKVGTVTMSSSARGISVEVEYCPCVVPGDCWNLMKEFMLSFLGPSVPELPSAFVAKPEGIFAPADCIDTMTQYLELFNKLRKLQIQGSNVR; encoded by the exons ATGGGGGTTACTTG TGTGTGCCAGGTGCCGGTGGCAGAGGGGAAGAGTGTGCAGCAGACTGTGGACATGGTGCACAAGAAACTGGAGCAGCTGGGCGCTGTGAAACAGGGCAGCTTCTGTGTCGACTGTGAGACGTACCATGCGACTGGAAGTGTCAGCG GTCAGCCCTCCAAGCTCTTATACGTGATGCACAATTCAGAAACCCCCTTGAGCTGCCTTGCTCTGTTTGAGAACGGACCCTGTCTGGTAGCTGATGCCAACTTTGACGTTCTCATGGTGAAGCTCAAGAGTCACTTCCAGAATGCCAAGGGCCACAAAGTGGAGTGTCGGGGCTCACGATACCGCTACTGCGACTTCCTGATCAAAGTTGGCACAGTGACCATGAGCTCAAGTGCAAGAGGGATATCAGTAGAG GTGGAATATTGTCCGTGTGTGGTTCCAGGGGACTGCTGGAATCTTATGAAGGAGTTTATGCTGTCATTCCTGGGCCCCAGCGTCCCAGAGCTGCCATCTGCGTTTGTTGCCAAGCCTGAAGGCATTTTTGCACCGGCTGACTGCATTGACACCATGACACAGTATCTGGAGTTGTTCAACAAACTGCGTAAACTGCAAATTCAAGGGAGTAATGTGCGTTGA
- the usp49 gene encoding ubiquitin carboxyl-terminal hydrolase 49 isoform X1 has translation MERCKHVVRLRLGHDHSVLNPQKWHCVDCSTTDSVWACLKCSHVACGRFMEEHSLKHFQESHHPLAMEVRELDVFCFACGDYVLNDNAEGDLKLLRGALSTVRSPGTRSLRSSAWRVYTHRGGESGPQAPMQLALRHRRKTLLAKMLQRWTSKHQELRTERQEKLEEAKRQKKEVKRRLLEELGSVPPRKSARLLTQAPRSTITLIPCKFRDPPERLPPPTAPPPKKPSLLSLSRKPPPNGRAAKLRRYYSAHSATRRRLAPGVTGLRNLGNTCYMNSILQVLSHLQKFRECFLTLDLCETEELLAKTTHSQGMKAVAGSVVSSGNTPLTSCPLGRVGNLTAGKKESVPPKPQTAELVQPKEPRCSTRQQMSLCHELHTLFRVMWSGRWSLVSPFAMLHSVWNLIPAFRGYDQQDAQEFLCELLDKVQQELDTEGSKRRIVIPITKRKLSKQVLKVLNTIFHGQLLSQVTCLSCKHKSNTVEPFWDLSLEFPERYHSVNKGSGSTAYQRSCTLTEMLSKFTEMEALEGSIYACNHCNKRRRKTSHKPLVLSEAHKQLLIYRLPQVLRLHLKRFRWSGRNHREKIGVHVAFDQVLSIKPYCCTGSGHSVHRGGYTYDLSAVVMHHGKGFGSGHYTAYCYNTEGGFWVHCNDSEMKVCSVEEVCNTQAYILFYTQSSQTRTPSLSPTLSPCVDEAGDGNKPLQK, from the exons ATGGAGCGTTGTAAGCACGTGGTGCGCCTTCGCCTGGGCCACGACCACTCCGTCCTCAATCCGCAGAAATGGCACTGCGTGGACTGCAGTACCACAGATTCGGTGTGGGCCTGCCTCAAGTGCTCCCACGTGGCCTGCGGACGCTTCATGGAGGAGCACTCGCTCAAACACTTTCAGGAGTCGCACCACCCGCTGGCCATGGAGGTGCGGGAGCTGGACGTCTTCTGCTTTGCCTGCGGAGACTATGTACTCAATGACAACGCAGAGGGAGATCTCAAGCTCCTCCGAGGGGCCCTCTCCACCGTTCGGAGTCCCGGTACGCGCTCGCTGCGCTCCTCGGCTTGGCGGGTGTACACACACCGGGGCGGGGAGAGCGGGCCGCAGGCTCCCATGCAGCTGGCCTTGCGTCACAGGAGGAAAACCCTCCTTGCCAAGATGCTTCAGAGGTGGACGAGCAAACATCAGGAGCTGCGGACGGAGCGCCAAGAGAAGCTGGAGGAGgcgaaaagacaaaagaaagagGTGAAAAGGAGACTCTTGGAAGAGCTGGGCAGCGTCCCCCCCAGAAAGAGCGCTAGGCTTCTTACTCAGGCGCCACGTTCGACCATCACACTTATTCCTTGTAAGTTTCGAGACCCTCCGGAACGCCTACCTCCTCCTACTGCGCCTCCTCCCAAGAAGCCTTCCCTCCTCTCCTTGTCACGAAAGCCCCCGCCGAACGGCAGAGCTGCAAAACTGAGACGGTACTACTCAGCCCACTCGGCGACCCGCCGTCGGCTCGCTCCGGGGGTCACCGGTCTGCGTAACCTGGGGAACACGTGCTACATGAACTCCATCTTGCAAGTGCTGAGTCACCTGCAGAAATTCAGGGAGTGTTTTCTCACTTTGGACCTGTGCGAGACCGAGGAGCTGCTGGCCAAGACAACCCACTCGCAGGGGATGAAGGCAGTGGCCGGAAGCGTGGTCAGCAGCGGTAACACGCCGCTGACCTCATGTCCCCTGGGACGCGTGGGAAATCTGACGGCGGGCAAAAAGGAAAGCGTCCCGCCCAAGCCGCAGACTGCCGAGTTGGTCCAGCCCAAGGAGCCTCGTTGCTCCACCCGCCAGCAGATGTCTCTGTGCCATGAGTTGCATACACTTTTCAGGGTCATGTGGTCAGGCCGCTGGTCATTGGTGTCTCCCTTTGCCATGCTGCACTCCGTGTGGAACCTCATCCCGGCTTTCCGCGGCTATGACCAGCAGGACGCGCAGGAGTTCCTGTGCGAGCTGCTGGACAAGGTGCAGCAGGAGCTGGACACGGAGGGCTCCAAACGCCGGATCGTCATCCCCATCACCAAGAGGAAGCTTTCCAAACAAGTGCTCAAGGTGCTGAACACCATCTTTCACGGGCAGCTACTCAGCCAG GTGACGTGTCTGTCCTGCAAGCACAAGTCAAACACAGTCGAGCCATTCTGGGACTTATCTTTGGAGTTTCCCGAGCGCTACCACAGCGTCAACAAAGGCTCCGGCTCCACAGCCTACCAGCGCAGCTGCACCCTCACCGAAATGCTGTCCAAGTTCACCGAGATGGAAGCGCTTGAAGGCAGCATTTATGCCTGCAACCACTGCAACA aaagaagaaggaaaacatCCCACAAGCCTTTAGTTCTTTCAGAAGCCCATAAGCAGCTTCTGATCTACCGTTTACCTCAGGTTCTACGGCTGCACCTCAAGCGCTTCAG GTGGTCGGGGAGGAACCATCGGGAGAAAATCGGCGTCCACGTGGCCTTCGACCAGGTTCTGAGCATCAAACCCTACTGCTGCACGGGCTCAGGTCACTCTGTCCACAGAGGGGGCTACACCTACGACCTGTCGGCCGTGGTGATGCACCACGGCAAAGGCTTTGGCTCAGGGCACTACACCGCATACTGCTACAACACAGAAGGAG GTTTCTGGGTCCACTGCAATGACTCTGAGATGAAGGTTTGCAGTGTGGAGGAAGTGTGCAACACTCAGGCCTACATTCTCTTCTACACACAGAG CTCCCAGACAAGAACTCCTTCACTCTCTCCCACTTTGAGTCCTTGTGTAGACGAGGCCGGCGATGGAAACAAGCCACTGCAGAAGTGA
- the usp49 gene encoding ubiquitin carboxyl-terminal hydrolase 49 isoform X2, with product MERCKHVVRLRLGHDHSVLNPQKWHCVDCSTTDSVWACLKCSHVACGRFMEEHSLKHFQESHHPLAMEVRELDVFCFACGDYVLNDNAEGDLKLLRGALSTVRSPGTRSLRSSAWRVYTHRGGESGPQAPMQLALRHRRKTLLAKMLQRWTSKHQELRTERQEKLEEAKRQKKEVKRRLLEELGSVPPRKSARLLTQAPRSTITLIPCKFRDPPERLPPPTAPPPKKPSLLSLSRKPPPNGRAAKLRRYYSAHSATRRRLAPGVTGLRNLGNTCYMNSILQVLSHLQKFRECFLTLDLCETEELLAKTTHSQGMKAVAGSVVSSGNTPLTSCPLGRVGNLTAGKKESVPPKPQTAELVQPKEPRCSTRQQMSLCHELHTLFRVMWSGRWSLVSPFAMLHSVWNLIPAFRGYDQQDAQEFLCELLDKVQQELDTEGSKRRIVIPITKRKLSKQVLKVLNTIFHGQLLSQVTCLSCKHKSNTVEPFWDLSLEFPERYHSVNKGSGSTAYQRSCTLTEMLSKFTEMEALEGSIYACNHCNKRRRKTSHKPLVLSEAHKQLLIYRLPQVLRLHLKRFRWSGRNHREKIGVHVAFDQVLSIKPYCCTGSGHSVHRGGYTYDLSAVVMHHGKGFGSGHYTAYCYNTEGGFWVHCNDSEMKVCSVEEVCNTQAYILFYTQRSA from the exons ATGGAGCGTTGTAAGCACGTGGTGCGCCTTCGCCTGGGCCACGACCACTCCGTCCTCAATCCGCAGAAATGGCACTGCGTGGACTGCAGTACCACAGATTCGGTGTGGGCCTGCCTCAAGTGCTCCCACGTGGCCTGCGGACGCTTCATGGAGGAGCACTCGCTCAAACACTTTCAGGAGTCGCACCACCCGCTGGCCATGGAGGTGCGGGAGCTGGACGTCTTCTGCTTTGCCTGCGGAGACTATGTACTCAATGACAACGCAGAGGGAGATCTCAAGCTCCTCCGAGGGGCCCTCTCCACCGTTCGGAGTCCCGGTACGCGCTCGCTGCGCTCCTCGGCTTGGCGGGTGTACACACACCGGGGCGGGGAGAGCGGGCCGCAGGCTCCCATGCAGCTGGCCTTGCGTCACAGGAGGAAAACCCTCCTTGCCAAGATGCTTCAGAGGTGGACGAGCAAACATCAGGAGCTGCGGACGGAGCGCCAAGAGAAGCTGGAGGAGgcgaaaagacaaaagaaagagGTGAAAAGGAGACTCTTGGAAGAGCTGGGCAGCGTCCCCCCCAGAAAGAGCGCTAGGCTTCTTACTCAGGCGCCACGTTCGACCATCACACTTATTCCTTGTAAGTTTCGAGACCCTCCGGAACGCCTACCTCCTCCTACTGCGCCTCCTCCCAAGAAGCCTTCCCTCCTCTCCTTGTCACGAAAGCCCCCGCCGAACGGCAGAGCTGCAAAACTGAGACGGTACTACTCAGCCCACTCGGCGACCCGCCGTCGGCTCGCTCCGGGGGTCACCGGTCTGCGTAACCTGGGGAACACGTGCTACATGAACTCCATCTTGCAAGTGCTGAGTCACCTGCAGAAATTCAGGGAGTGTTTTCTCACTTTGGACCTGTGCGAGACCGAGGAGCTGCTGGCCAAGACAACCCACTCGCAGGGGATGAAGGCAGTGGCCGGAAGCGTGGTCAGCAGCGGTAACACGCCGCTGACCTCATGTCCCCTGGGACGCGTGGGAAATCTGACGGCGGGCAAAAAGGAAAGCGTCCCGCCCAAGCCGCAGACTGCCGAGTTGGTCCAGCCCAAGGAGCCTCGTTGCTCCACCCGCCAGCAGATGTCTCTGTGCCATGAGTTGCATACACTTTTCAGGGTCATGTGGTCAGGCCGCTGGTCATTGGTGTCTCCCTTTGCCATGCTGCACTCCGTGTGGAACCTCATCCCGGCTTTCCGCGGCTATGACCAGCAGGACGCGCAGGAGTTCCTGTGCGAGCTGCTGGACAAGGTGCAGCAGGAGCTGGACACGGAGGGCTCCAAACGCCGGATCGTCATCCCCATCACCAAGAGGAAGCTTTCCAAACAAGTGCTCAAGGTGCTGAACACCATCTTTCACGGGCAGCTACTCAGCCAG GTGACGTGTCTGTCCTGCAAGCACAAGTCAAACACAGTCGAGCCATTCTGGGACTTATCTTTGGAGTTTCCCGAGCGCTACCACAGCGTCAACAAAGGCTCCGGCTCCACAGCCTACCAGCGCAGCTGCACCCTCACCGAAATGCTGTCCAAGTTCACCGAGATGGAAGCGCTTGAAGGCAGCATTTATGCCTGCAACCACTGCAACA aaagaagaaggaaaacatCCCACAAGCCTTTAGTTCTTTCAGAAGCCCATAAGCAGCTTCTGATCTACCGTTTACCTCAGGTTCTACGGCTGCACCTCAAGCGCTTCAG GTGGTCGGGGAGGAACCATCGGGAGAAAATCGGCGTCCACGTGGCCTTCGACCAGGTTCTGAGCATCAAACCCTACTGCTGCACGGGCTCAGGTCACTCTGTCCACAGAGGGGGCTACACCTACGACCTGTCGGCCGTGGTGATGCACCACGGCAAAGGCTTTGGCTCAGGGCACTACACCGCATACTGCTACAACACAGAAGGAG GTTTCTGGGTCCACTGCAATGACTCTGAGATGAAGGTTTGCAGTGTGGAGGAAGTGTGCAACACTCAGGCCTACATTCTCTTCTACACACAGAGGTCTGCTTAG
- the tmcc2 gene encoding transmembrane and coiled-coil domains protein 2 isoform X2: MLDKSEVTTLSLPSTASHGGSDSNISADGAAGSASGGAACGGGAEGGAAGAGCGEPQRTRAALEHLQQKILKVTEQIRVEQEARDDNVAEYLKLAHNADKQQASRIKQVFEKKNQKSAQTIAHLHKKLEHYHKKLKEIEQNGPARQPKDVLRDMQQGLKDVGANVRAGISGFGGGVVEGVKGGVSALTHTAVVSKPREFASLIRNKFGSADNIAHFKDTLEDGVGGHSDDTPTPRALSGSATLVSSPKYGSDDECSSATSGSAPGSNSGGAGGGGGGAMLGPAMGSPRLDGHHHHHHHVHSSWDSLLEGLQEIKAGQAHMEDTVEDMKGQLQSDYSYMTQCLQEERYRYERLEEQLSDLTELHQNEMSNLKQELASMEEKVAYQSYERARDIQILFGCYYYSTTN; this comes from the exons ATG CTGGACAAGAGCGAGGTGACAACTCTCAGCCTCCCCTCCACTGCCAGCCATGGAGGCTCTGACAGCAACATCAGCGCAGACGGCGCGGCGGGGTCAGCGTCCGGCGGTGCGGCGTGCGGCGGCGGCGCCGAGGGTGGCGCGGCCGGGGCAGGGTGCGGCGAGCCCCAGCGGACGCGGGCCGCTCTGGAGCACCTGCAGCAGAAGATCCTGAAGGTGACCGAGCAGATCCGGGTGGAGCAGGAGGCCCGCGACGACAACGTGGCCGAGTACCTGAAGTTGGCCCACAACGCCGACAAGCAGCAGGCCTCCAGGATCAAGCAGGTGTTTGAGAAGAAGAACCAAAAGTCTGCACAGACCATCGCACACCTGCACAAGAAGCTCGAGCACTATCACAAGAAGCTAAAGGAGATCGAGCAG AACGGACCGGCCCGGCAGCCCAAGGACGTCCTGCGGGACATGCAGCAAGGACTGAAGGACGTGGGGGCCAACGTCCGTGCGGGGATAAGCGGTTTCGGCGGTGGCGTAGTGGAAGGGGTCAAAGGTGGGGTGTCGGCCCTCACGCACACAGCCGTGGTCTCCAAGCCCAGAGAGTTCGCCAGCCTCATCAGGAACAAGTTCGGCAGCGCGGACAATATCGCCCACTtcaaggacacgctggaggaCGGAGTCGGGGGCCACTCCGACGACACCCCTACCCCCCGCGCCCTCAGCGGAAGCGCCACTCTGGTGTCCAGCCCGAAGTACGGCAGCGACGACGAGTGCTCCAGCGCAACGTCCGGCTCGGCCCCGGGCAGCAACTCgggtggggcggggggaggaggtggagggGCCATGTTAGGGCCCGCGATGGGGAGTCCCAGACTGGACGggcatcaccaccaccaccatcacgtGCACAGCTCGTGGGACTCTCTGCTGGAGGGCTTGCAGGAAATTAAAGCCGGCCAGGCGCACATGGAGGACACCGTCGAGGACATGAAGGGCCAACTGCAGAGCGACTACTCCTACATGACACAGTGCCTGCAAGAGGAGAGATACAG GTACGAACGACTGGAAGAGCAGCTGAGTGACCTGACGGAGCTTCATCAGAACGAAATGAGCAATCTCAAACAGGAACTGGCCAGCATGGAGGAGAAAGTGGCCTACCAGTCCTACGAGAGAGCAAGAGACATTCAG ATTCTTTTTGGATGTTACTACTACAGTACAACGAATTAG
- the tmcc2 gene encoding transmembrane and coiled-coil domains protein 2 isoform X1, whose protein sequence is MLDKSEVTTLSLPSTASHGGSDSNISADGAAGSASGGAACGGGAEGGAAGAGCGEPQRTRAALEHLQQKILKVTEQIRVEQEARDDNVAEYLKLAHNADKQQASRIKQVFEKKNQKSAQTIAHLHKKLEHYHKKLKEIEQNGPARQPKDVLRDMQQGLKDVGANVRAGISGFGGGVVEGVKGGVSALTHTAVVSKPREFASLIRNKFGSADNIAHFKDTLEDGVGGHSDDTPTPRALSGSATLVSSPKYGSDDECSSATSGSAPGSNSGGAGGGGGGAMLGPAMGSPRLDGHHHHHHHVHSSWDSLLEGLQEIKAGQAHMEDTVEDMKGQLQSDYSYMTQCLQEERYRYERLEEQLSDLTELHQNEMSNLKQELASMEEKVAYQSYERARDIQEAVESCLTRITKLELQQQQQQVVQLEGVENANARALLGKLINVILALMAVLLVFVSTLANFITPLMKTRARVGATVLLTVMLFVLWKHWDFVELWLLPS, encoded by the exons ATG CTGGACAAGAGCGAGGTGACAACTCTCAGCCTCCCCTCCACTGCCAGCCATGGAGGCTCTGACAGCAACATCAGCGCAGACGGCGCGGCGGGGTCAGCGTCCGGCGGTGCGGCGTGCGGCGGCGGCGCCGAGGGTGGCGCGGCCGGGGCAGGGTGCGGCGAGCCCCAGCGGACGCGGGCCGCTCTGGAGCACCTGCAGCAGAAGATCCTGAAGGTGACCGAGCAGATCCGGGTGGAGCAGGAGGCCCGCGACGACAACGTGGCCGAGTACCTGAAGTTGGCCCACAACGCCGACAAGCAGCAGGCCTCCAGGATCAAGCAGGTGTTTGAGAAGAAGAACCAAAAGTCTGCACAGACCATCGCACACCTGCACAAGAAGCTCGAGCACTATCACAAGAAGCTAAAGGAGATCGAGCAG AACGGACCGGCCCGGCAGCCCAAGGACGTCCTGCGGGACATGCAGCAAGGACTGAAGGACGTGGGGGCCAACGTCCGTGCGGGGATAAGCGGTTTCGGCGGTGGCGTAGTGGAAGGGGTCAAAGGTGGGGTGTCGGCCCTCACGCACACAGCCGTGGTCTCCAAGCCCAGAGAGTTCGCCAGCCTCATCAGGAACAAGTTCGGCAGCGCGGACAATATCGCCCACTtcaaggacacgctggaggaCGGAGTCGGGGGCCACTCCGACGACACCCCTACCCCCCGCGCCCTCAGCGGAAGCGCCACTCTGGTGTCCAGCCCGAAGTACGGCAGCGACGACGAGTGCTCCAGCGCAACGTCCGGCTCGGCCCCGGGCAGCAACTCgggtggggcggggggaggaggtggagggGCCATGTTAGGGCCCGCGATGGGGAGTCCCAGACTGGACGggcatcaccaccaccaccatcacgtGCACAGCTCGTGGGACTCTCTGCTGGAGGGCTTGCAGGAAATTAAAGCCGGCCAGGCGCACATGGAGGACACCGTCGAGGACATGAAGGGCCAACTGCAGAGCGACTACTCCTACATGACACAGTGCCTGCAAGAGGAGAGATACAG GTACGAACGACTGGAAGAGCAGCTGAGTGACCTGACGGAGCTTCATCAGAACGAAATGAGCAATCTCAAACAGGAACTGGCCAGCATGGAGGAGAAAGTGGCCTACCAGTCCTACGAGAGAGCAAGAGACATTCAG GAGGCGGTGGAGTCGTGCCTGACGCGCATCACCAAGCTggagctgcagcagcagcagcagcaggtggTCCAGCTGGAGGGCGTGGAGAACGCCAACGCCCGCGCGCTGCTGGGCAAGCTCATCAACGTCATCCTGGCGCTCATGGCCGTGCTGCTGGTGTTCGTGTCCACGCTGGCTAACTTCATCACGCCGCTGATGAAGACGCGGGCGCGGGTGGGCGCCACCGTCCTGCTCACCGTGATGCTCTTTGTTTTGTGGAAGCACTGGGACTTTGTGGAGCTTTGGCTTCTGCCCAGCTGA
- the cdkn1a gene encoding cyclin-dependent kinase inhibitor 1 isoform X2, with the protein MMANVKRILRPLRKGPTQRNLFGPIDREQLRADYQAALRKDLEEASRRWGFDFMSDRPLANGDFQWEGVPGAEVPLVYRSRMLGKAAGPRATEATVGPKRAKAEPPECEKENIPENKSDRCPFNGERTPRKKENAGLKRKQTNITDFYQSKRRFVGMPLKSGE; encoded by the exons ATGATGGCGAACGTCAAGCGGATCCTGAGGCCCCTGAGGAAGGGACCCACGCAGCGGAACCTGTTTGGCCCAATAGACAGGGAGCAGCTGCGGGCAGACTACCAGGCTGCCCTGAGGAAAGACCTGGAGGAAGCGTCTCGTCGCTGGGGTTTTGACTTCATGTCCGACCGGCCTCTGGCCAACGGCGATTTCCAATGGGAGGGCGTCCCGGGCGCCGAGGTGCCGTTGGTCTACAGATCACGTATGTTGGGGAAGGCGGCCGGTCCAAGGGCAACAGAGGCCACGGTCGGCCCCAAGAGAGCCAAGGCGGAGCCGCCAGAGTGCGAGAAGGAGAACATCCCTGAAAACAAGTCTGACAGATGTCCTTTCAATGGGGAGAGAACTCCAAGGAAGAAGGAGAATGCCGGGCTTAAGAGGAAACAAACTAACATTACAG ATTTCTATCAGTCCAAAAGAAGATTCGTTGGGATGCCGCTTAAATCCGGCGagtga
- the cdkn1a gene encoding cyclin-dependent kinase inhibitor 1 isoform X1, with product MRFLYSRRKLGTMCRMMANVKRILRPLRKGPTQRNLFGPIDREQLRADYQAALRKDLEEASRRWGFDFMSDRPLANGDFQWEGVPGAEVPLVYRSRMLGKAAGPRATEATVGPKRAKAEPPECEKENIPENKSDRCPFNGERTPRKKENAGLKRKQTNITDFYQSKRRFVGMPLKSGE from the exons ATGCGCTTTTTGTACTCACGGAGGAAACTTGGAACAATG tgtaGAATGATGGCGAACGTCAAGCGGATCCTGAGGCCCCTGAGGAAGGGACCCACGCAGCGGAACCTGTTTGGCCCAATAGACAGGGAGCAGCTGCGGGCAGACTACCAGGCTGCCCTGAGGAAAGACCTGGAGGAAGCGTCTCGTCGCTGGGGTTTTGACTTCATGTCCGACCGGCCTCTGGCCAACGGCGATTTCCAATGGGAGGGCGTCCCGGGCGCCGAGGTGCCGTTGGTCTACAGATCACGTATGTTGGGGAAGGCGGCCGGTCCAAGGGCAACAGAGGCCACGGTCGGCCCCAAGAGAGCCAAGGCGGAGCCGCCAGAGTGCGAGAAGGAGAACATCCCTGAAAACAAGTCTGACAGATGTCCTTTCAATGGGGAGAGAACTCCAAGGAAGAAGGAGAATGCCGGGCTTAAGAGGAAACAAACTAACATTACAG ATTTCTATCAGTCCAAAAGAAGATTCGTTGGGATGCCGCTTAAATCCGGCGagtga